A stretch of Borrelia turcica IST7 DNA encodes these proteins:
- the prmC gene encoding peptide chain release factor N(5)-glutamine methyltransferase, with protein sequence MTVNEAIKSSKQYNLHTLDVLLLLEKILKTRKELILANKNQNLTKKAEYKFLNQINNIKSGIPIHHILKIKEFMGLNFYINKDVLIPRADTECLVEEALMQIKKNNLSKILDLCCGSGCIGLAIAHYLKKKVILSDFSVKALQVALKNTKRLKLENYIEILYSDLLKCINKEFDIIITNPPYLNEDELKIKEKLEIEPRMALLGFGKDGLELSRKIIQQSKHKLTQNGLLIIELAPWQIEPMKEFAIQEGFLYLKTLHDLETRKRAIVLRIKNDTTL encoded by the coding sequence ATGACTGTAAATGAAGCAATAAAAAGCTCAAAACAATATAATCTACACACTCTTGATGTATTATTATTACTTGAAAAAATTTTAAAGACGAGAAAAGAATTAATCCTCGCCAATAAAAATCAAAATCTAACAAAAAAAGCAGAGTATAAATTTTTGAATCAAATAAATAATATAAAATCAGGAATCCCGATACACCATATACTTAAAATCAAAGAATTCATGGGATTAAATTTTTATATCAATAAAGATGTCCTCATACCTAGAGCAGACACAGAATGTTTAGTAGAAGAAGCTTTAATGCAAATTAAAAAGAATAACTTAAGCAAAATTTTAGATTTATGTTGTGGAAGTGGTTGCATCGGGCTTGCAATTGCACATTATCTTAAAAAAAAGGTAATATTGTCAGATTTTTCTGTTAAAGCTCTACAAGTAGCATTAAAAAATACAAAAAGACTAAAATTAGAAAATTATATAGAAATACTATATTCAGATCTGTTAAAATGTATAAATAAAGAGTTTGACATAATAATTACTAACCCTCCTTATTTAAATGAAGACGAGCTTAAAATAAAGGAAAAGTTAGAAATAGAACCAAGAATGGCTCTTTTAGGATTTGGAAAAGATGGGCTTGAGCTTTCAAGAAAAATAATACAACAATCAAAACACAAACTCACACAAAATGGACTCTTAATAATAGAATTAGCTCCCTGGCAAATAGAACCCATGAAAGAGTTTGCCATACAGGAAGGTTTTTTATATCTTAAAACTCTACATGATCTTGAAACAAGAAAAAGAGCGATAGTGCTGAGGATAAAAAATGATACAACCCTATGA
- a CDS encoding RelA/SpoT family protein has protein sequence MIQPYEIAYLMKINDIDKIKNIFKTTINHIYKDEIQKKLIFKALEISEQLHYGQYRESGVPYVIHPIMVALFLAKFQLDFKTTIAGLLHDVLEDTSVEKEEIIKEFDEEILSLIDGVTKIHDLHNKTRAIKEANTISKMFFAMTHDIRIIIIKLADKLHNMTTLSHLPKNRRERIAKDCLATYVPIAERLGISSLKVYLEDLSLKYLYPKEYKEIKNFLSETKIEREKKLYKGKLAIEKELKKIGIEAEITVRSKHFYSIFRKMKTRTNKLSQIFDTLGIRIICKQQKECYEILEIVHKVWKPIPGRLKDYIAIPKENKYQSLHTTVRIPEDNQLIEIQIRTEEMDRIAKYGVAAHWIYKEQAELKADDLSFINRIKKWQQDSANKNQYSMNDIHKELLNTFIYVYTPEGEIVELPFGSNSIDFAYAIHTDIGDQALYAKINGKISSLTKPLRNEQIVEIFTSPEAKPDVIWLNSVRTKKARSKIRSWLNKNDDTIFVDNNIIAYLIGESKEQKRLFSLFKSLTKSKIKRITISPECNPSTGEDIIGIIQKDEIIIHNDNCQAVKQYKKSHLVEVEWEATPTRKVYHIVIFLKNLKGLFNYLDNIFTTFNVRLISEKIEDCGNGYGISNIIISSNAKNVEMVLSSLKENPNILKIMQVEEDIKNYEN, from the coding sequence ATGATACAACCCTATGAAATTGCATATTTAATGAAAATCAATGATATTGATAAAATAAAAAATATTTTCAAAACTACCATTAATCACATTTATAAAGATGAGATTCAAAAAAAATTAATATTTAAAGCTCTTGAAATATCAGAACAACTACACTACGGACAATATAGAGAAAGTGGAGTTCCTTATGTAATACATCCAATAATGGTTGCATTATTTCTTGCAAAATTTCAATTGGATTTTAAAACAACAATAGCTGGACTTCTACACGATGTACTTGAGGATACAAGTGTTGAGAAGGAAGAAATAATTAAAGAATTTGATGAAGAAATTTTAAGCTTAATTGATGGTGTAACAAAAATCCATGATTTACACAATAAAACAAGAGCAATCAAAGAAGCAAACACTATTTCAAAAATGTTTTTCGCAATGACTCATGATATTAGAATAATAATCATAAAACTTGCTGATAAGCTACATAACATGACAACTCTTTCTCACTTACCTAAAAATAGAAGAGAGAGAATAGCAAAAGATTGTCTTGCCACTTATGTACCAATTGCGGAGAGGCTTGGTATTTCATCTCTTAAAGTATATCTAGAAGACCTGTCATTAAAATATCTTTATCCAAAAGAATATAAAGAGATAAAAAATTTTCTATCTGAAACAAAAATAGAGAGAGAAAAAAAATTATATAAGGGAAAATTGGCAATAGAAAAGGAACTTAAAAAAATTGGAATTGAAGCAGAGATTACGGTACGCTCAAAACACTTCTATTCAATATTTAGAAAAATGAAAACAAGAACTAATAAGCTTTCTCAAATTTTTGATACCTTGGGGATAAGAATAATTTGTAAACAACAAAAAGAATGTTATGAAATACTAGAAATTGTACACAAAGTTTGGAAACCAATACCCGGAAGACTAAAAGACTACATAGCAATACCTAAAGAGAATAAATATCAATCTTTACATACCACTGTAAGAATACCAGAAGACAATCAATTGATTGAAATACAAATTAGAACAGAAGAAATGGACAGAATCGCTAAATACGGTGTTGCTGCTCACTGGATTTACAAAGAACAAGCTGAACTTAAAGCCGATGACCTTTCTTTTATTAATCGCATAAAAAAATGGCAACAAGACTCGGCAAATAAAAATCAATACTCAATGAATGACATACACAAAGAACTATTAAACACATTTATATATGTCTATACGCCTGAAGGAGAAATAGTAGAACTTCCATTTGGATCAAATTCAATTGATTTCGCATACGCAATACATACAGACATTGGAGACCAAGCACTTTATGCCAAAATAAATGGAAAAATTAGCTCACTCACAAAACCTTTAAGAAACGAACAAATTGTTGAAATATTTACCTCACCAGAGGCAAAACCCGATGTAATTTGGCTAAATAGCGTTAGAACAAAAAAAGCACGTTCAAAAATTCGATCTTGGCTTAATAAAAATGACGACACAATATTTGTAGACAATAATATAATTGCATATCTTATTGGAGAGTCTAAAGAACAAAAAAGACTTTTTAGTCTGTTTAAATCCTTAACAAAATCTAAAATAAAAAGAATCACCATATCTCCTGAGTGCAATCCGTCAACAGGAGAAGATATTATTGGCATAATACAAAAAGATGAAATAATAATACACAATGATAATTGTCAAGCTGTAAAACAATATAAAAAAAGCCATCTTGTTGAAGTAGAATGGGAGGCAACGCCAACAAGAAAAGTATACCACATTGTAATATTCCTAAAAAATTTAAAAGGTCTTTTCAATTACCTAGATAACATTTTTACAACTTTCAATGTAAGACTCATTAGTGAAAAAATAGAAGATTGTGGTAATGGATACGGTATAAGCAACATAATAATCTCATCAAATGCAAAAAATGTAGAAATGGTGCTCTCATCTCTTAAAGAAAATCCCAATATACTTAAAATAATGCAAGTAGAAGAAGACATTAAAAATTATGAGAATTAA